Proteins co-encoded in one Lysobacter solisilvae genomic window:
- a CDS encoding tetratricopeptide repeat protein, with protein MRIGKGWALVLLLCAGTANACINEVGTDHQGNRFHADWPLGDGLAINLTRAPSDNFWLRDADAIVTRARSEPDFQTLTALGIVLIHQGKYTQAIRLFLALEKRYPGHHQTAANLGTALELAGHDATALRWIRLGIRRNADEHYGTEWLHARILEAKLAQAKDPTYLKRHSVAGVTFDKTLVPDVPRQLPFGNTGKPVTPRELDQALSYQLFERTTFVRSRDPVVASLLEDWATLNLAGGAIENAAVLYDAAVKYGAPRDALMRNRQEYIARVLRQAGDSEPKADAHCEICWRQE; from the coding sequence ATGCGGATCGGCAAAGGGTGGGCACTGGTCCTGCTGCTGTGCGCGGGGACGGCGAACGCCTGCATCAATGAGGTGGGGACCGACCACCAGGGGAACCGCTTCCACGCGGACTGGCCGCTGGGTGACGGGCTGGCCATCAACCTGACGCGAGCCCCTTCGGACAACTTCTGGCTGCGAGATGCGGACGCGATCGTCACGCGAGCCCGCAGCGAGCCCGATTTCCAGACGTTGACAGCCCTGGGCATCGTGCTGATCCACCAGGGCAAGTACACGCAGGCGATCCGCCTGTTCCTGGCCCTGGAGAAGCGCTACCCCGGCCATCACCAGACGGCGGCCAATCTGGGTACGGCGCTGGAGCTGGCCGGCCACGACGCCACGGCCTTGCGATGGATCCGCCTCGGCATCCGGCGCAACGCCGATGAACACTATGGAACCGAATGGCTGCACGCCCGCATCCTGGAAGCCAAGTTGGCCCAGGCGAAGGATCCGACCTACCTGAAGCGGCATTCGGTGGCCGGCGTGACCTTCGACAAGACCCTCGTTCCCGACGTGCCGCGGCAGCTGCCCTTCGGCAATACGGGCAAGCCGGTGACCCCGCGGGAGCTCGACCAGGCCTTGTCGTATCAGCTGTTCGAGCGCACGACATTCGTGCGGTCCCGGGACCCGGTCGTCGCCAGCCTGCTCGAGGATTGGGCGACACTGAACCTGGCCGGCGGCGCCATCGAGAACGCCGCCGTGCTCTACGACGCGGCGGTGAAATACGGCGCGCCGCGCGATGCCCTGATGCGCAATCGGCAGGAATACATCGCACGGGTCCTCAGACAGGCAGGCGATTCCGAGCCCAAGGCCGACGCGCACTGCGAGATCTGCTGGCGCCAGGAGTAG
- the acnD gene encoding Fe/S-dependent 2-methylisocitrate dehydratase AcnD — MNTLYRKPLPGTTLDYFDARAAIEAISPGAWDTLPYTSRVHAENLVRRAEPAMLEAYLTQLIERRRDLDFPWFPARVVCHDILGQTALVDLAGLRDAIAERGGDPAQINPVVPTQLIVDHSLAVEAAGFDPQAFAKNRAVEDRRNEDRFHFINWTKKAFKNVDVIPPGNGIMHQINLERMSPVVHARDGVAFPDTLVGTDSHTPHVDALGVIAIGVGGLEAESVMLGRASWMRLPDIIGVELTGKPQPGITATDIVLALTEFLRQSKVVGAYLEFRGEGAAALTLGDRATISNMAPEYGATAAMFFIDDKTIDYLRLTGREDEQVKLVETYARHTGLWADALVRAQYERTLSFDLSSVARNMAGPSNPHKRLPTSELAARGIAGDLTQARADEAQGLMPDGAVIIAAITSCTNTSNPRNVIAAGLLARNANARGLVRKPWVKTSLAPGSKAVQLYLEDAKLLPELEKLGFGIVGFACTTCNGMSGALDPAIQKEVLERDLYATAVLSGNRNFDGRIHPYAKQAFLASPPLVVAYAIAGTVRFDIEKDVLGMDADGQPVRLKDIWPSDEEIDAIVKASVKPEQFRQVYEPMFRVGADHGERVSPLYDWRPQSTYIRRPPYWEGALAGERTLRGMRALAVLGDNITTDHLSPSNAILLDSAAGEYLAKMGLPEEDFNSYATHRGDHLTAQRATFANPKLLNEMVRDDNGNVVQGSLARVEPEGQVTRMWEAIETYMERRQPLIIIAGADYGQGSSRDWAAKGVRLAGVEAIVAEGFERIHRTNLIGMGVLPLEFQPGTNRTTLGLDGTESYDVVGPRTPRATLTLVVHRRDGTRVEVPVTCRLDTAEEVSIYDAGGVLQRFANDFLESAQAA; from the coding sequence ATGAACACTCTTTACCGCAAGCCGCTCCCGGGCACGACGCTCGACTACTTCGACGCGCGGGCCGCCATTGAAGCGATTTCGCCAGGCGCCTGGGACACGCTGCCCTACACCTCGCGCGTGCATGCGGAGAACCTGGTGCGCCGCGCGGAGCCGGCGATGCTGGAGGCCTACCTCACCCAGTTGATCGAGCGCCGGCGCGACCTCGACTTCCCCTGGTTCCCGGCGCGCGTGGTGTGCCACGACATCCTGGGCCAGACCGCGCTGGTCGACCTGGCCGGCCTGCGCGACGCCATCGCCGAACGCGGCGGCGACCCCGCGCAGATCAACCCGGTCGTGCCCACGCAGCTGATCGTCGACCACTCGCTCGCGGTCGAGGCGGCGGGCTTCGACCCGCAGGCCTTCGCCAAGAACCGCGCCGTGGAGGACCGTCGCAACGAGGACCGCTTCCACTTCATCAACTGGACGAAGAAGGCGTTCAAGAACGTCGACGTGATCCCGCCGGGCAACGGGATCATGCATCAGATCAACCTGGAGCGGATGTCGCCGGTGGTGCACGCGCGCGACGGCGTGGCCTTCCCCGACACGCTGGTGGGCACCGACAGCCACACCCCACACGTGGACGCGCTGGGCGTGATCGCGATCGGCGTCGGCGGCCTGGAAGCCGAGAGCGTGATGCTCGGCCGCGCCTCGTGGATGCGCCTGCCCGACATCATCGGCGTGGAGCTCACCGGCAAGCCGCAGCCCGGCATTACCGCCACCGACATCGTGCTGGCGCTGACCGAATTCCTGCGCCAGTCGAAAGTGGTCGGCGCCTACCTGGAATTCCGCGGCGAAGGCGCCGCCGCGCTCACGCTGGGCGACCGCGCCACGATCTCCAACATGGCTCCCGAGTACGGTGCCACCGCCGCGATGTTCTTCATCGACGACAAGACCATCGACTACCTGCGCCTGACCGGCCGCGAAGACGAGCAGGTCAAACTGGTGGAGACCTACGCCAGGCACACCGGCCTGTGGGCCGACGCGCTGGTTCGCGCCCAGTACGAACGCACGCTGTCCTTCGACCTGTCGAGCGTCGCGCGCAACATGGCCGGGCCGTCCAACCCGCACAAGCGCCTGCCGACTTCCGAGCTGGCCGCGCGCGGCATCGCCGGCGACCTCACCCAGGCACGCGCTGACGAAGCCCAGGGCCTGATGCCGGACGGCGCGGTGATCATCGCCGCCATCACCAGCTGCACCAACACCAGCAATCCGCGCAACGTGATCGCCGCCGGCCTGCTGGCGCGCAACGCCAACGCGCGTGGCCTGGTGCGCAAGCCGTGGGTCAAGACCTCGCTCGCGCCCGGCTCCAAGGCGGTGCAGCTGTACCTGGAAGACGCCAAGCTGCTGCCAGAACTTGAGAAGCTGGGCTTCGGCATCGTCGGCTTCGCCTGCACCACCTGCAACGGCATGAGCGGCGCGCTGGATCCGGCGATCCAGAAGGAAGTGCTCGAGCGCGACCTGTATGCCACCGCCGTGCTGTCGGGCAACCGCAACTTCGACGGCCGCATCCATCCCTACGCCAAGCAGGCCTTCCTGGCTTCGCCGCCGCTGGTGGTGGCCTACGCCATCGCCGGCACCGTGCGCTTCGACATCGAGAAGGACGTGCTGGGCATGGACGCGGACGGCCAGCCGGTGCGGCTCAAGGACATCTGGCCCAGCGACGAGGAGATCGACGCGATCGTCAAGGCCAGCGTCAAGCCCGAGCAGTTCCGCCAGGTGTACGAGCCGATGTTCCGCGTCGGGGCCGACCACGGCGAACGTGTCAGCCCGCTGTACGACTGGCGCCCGCAGAGCACCTACATCCGCCGCCCGCCGTACTGGGAGGGCGCGCTGGCCGGCGAACGCACGCTGCGCGGCATGCGGGCGCTGGCGGTGCTGGGCGACAACATCACCACCGACCACCTCTCCCCGTCGAACGCGATCCTGCTCGACAGCGCCGCCGGCGAATACCTGGCGAAGATGGGTTTGCCGGAAGAGGACTTCAATTCCTACGCCACCCACCGCGGCGACCACCTCACCGCGCAGCGCGCCACCTTCGCCAATCCCAAGCTGCTCAACGAGATGGTGCGCGACGACAACGGCAACGTCGTCCAGGGCTCGCTCGCACGCGTGGAACCCGAAGGCCAGGTCACGCGCATGTGGGAGGCGATCGAAACCTACATGGAACGCCGCCAGCCCCTGATCATCATCGCCGGCGCCGACTACGGCCAGGGATCCTCGCGCGACTGGGCCGCCAAGGGCGTGCGCCTGGCCGGCGTGGAGGCCATCGTGGCCGAGGGGTTCGAGCGGATCCACCGCACCAACCTGATCGGCATGGGCGTGCTGCCGCTGGAATTCCAGCCGGGCACCAACCGCACCACGCTCGGCCTGGACGGCACGGAAAGCTATGACGTCGTCGGCCCGCGCACTCCGCGCGCCACGCTCACCCTGGTGGTCCACCGCCGCGACGGGACGCGCGTGGAGGTGCCGGTCACCTGCCGCCTGGACACCGCCGAGGAGGTGTCGATCTACGACGCCGGCGGCGTGCTCCAGCGTTTCGCCAACGACTTCCTGGAGTCCGCGCAGGCCGCGTGA
- a CDS encoding SRPBCC family protein: protein MTGTVTLHRVLKAPAERIYRAFLDPDAMAKWLPPHGFTGKVHAMDARVGGSYRMSFTNFSTGNSHSFGGTYVELVPNERIVNTDRFDDPNLPGEMRNTITLRPVMGGNTELQVVQEGIPAVIPVEMCYLGWQESLTLLAQLVEANIPDNP, encoded by the coding sequence ATGACCGGTACCGTCACCCTGCACCGCGTGCTCAAGGCGCCCGCCGAGCGCATCTACCGCGCCTTCCTGGATCCCGATGCGATGGCCAAGTGGCTGCCGCCACACGGCTTCACCGGCAAGGTCCATGCGATGGACGCGCGCGTGGGTGGCAGCTACCGCATGTCGTTCACCAATTTCTCCACCGGCAACAGCCACAGCTTCGGCGGCACCTACGTCGAGCTGGTCCCGAACGAGCGCATCGTCAACACCGACCGCTTCGACGACCCGAACCTGCCCGGCGAGATGCGCAACACCATCACCCTGCGCCCGGTGATGGGCGGCAACACCGAACTGCAGGTCGTGCAGGAAGGCATCCCCGCCGTGATTCCGGTGGAGATGTGCTACCTGGGCTGGCAGGAGTCGCTCACGCTGCTGGCGCAGCTGGTGGAAGCGAACATTCCCGACAACCCCTGA
- the prpF gene encoding 2-methylaconitate cis-trans isomerase PrpF, with amino-acid sequence MPHAPQLRIPATYMRGGTSKGVFFRLQDLPVAAQVPGAARDALLMRVIGSPDPYGKHTDGMGGATSSTSKCVILCTSSVADHDVDYLYGQVSIDQAFVDWSGNCGNLSSAVGPFAIAHGLIDPARVPRDGIATVRIWQANIGKTIVAHVPMANGQVQESGDFELDGVTFPAAEIQLEFLDPADEGEGGGAMFPTGNLVDTLEVPGVGTLQATLINAGIPTVFLNAADLGYTGAELQGAINDDKAALAKFEAIRAYGAVRMGLIADVAQAATRQHTPKVAFVAPPQDHVVSSGKAIAAGDVDLLVRALSMGKLHHAMMGTAAVAIGTAAAIPGTLVNQAAGGGAREAVRFGHPSGTLRVGAQARQVNGEWTVTKAVMSRSARVLMEGAVRVPADPAYAE; translated from the coding sequence ATGCCCCACGCCCCCCAACTCCGCATCCCCGCCACCTACATGCGTGGCGGCACCAGCAAGGGCGTGTTCTTCCGCCTGCAGGACCTGCCGGTCGCCGCGCAGGTCCCCGGTGCGGCGCGCGACGCGCTGCTGATGCGCGTGATCGGTTCGCCCGATCCCTACGGCAAGCACACCGACGGCATGGGCGGGGCGACCTCCAGCACCAGCAAGTGCGTGATCCTGTGCACCTCAAGCGTGGCCGACCACGACGTGGATTACCTGTACGGCCAGGTGTCGATCGACCAGGCCTTCGTCGACTGGAGCGGCAACTGCGGCAACCTGTCTTCTGCGGTGGGCCCGTTTGCCATCGCCCACGGCCTGATCGACCCCGCCCGCGTGCCGCGCGACGGCATCGCGACCGTGCGTATCTGGCAGGCCAACATCGGCAAGACCATCGTCGCCCACGTGCCGATGGCGAACGGCCAGGTGCAGGAAAGCGGCGACTTCGAACTGGACGGCGTGACCTTCCCCGCCGCGGAGATCCAGCTGGAGTTCCTCGATCCGGCCGACGAGGGCGAAGGCGGCGGCGCGATGTTCCCCACCGGGAACCTGGTAGACACGCTCGAGGTGCCCGGCGTGGGCACGCTGCAGGCCACGCTGATCAATGCCGGCATCCCCACCGTGTTCCTCAACGCCGCCGACCTGGGTTACACCGGCGCGGAACTGCAGGGCGCGATCAACGACGACAAGGCCGCGCTGGCGAAGTTCGAGGCCATCCGCGCCTACGGCGCGGTGCGCATGGGCCTGATCGCCGACGTCGCCCAGGCCGCCACCCGCCAGCACACGCCCAAGGTCGCCTTCGTCGCGCCGCCGCAGGACCACGTGGTGTCCAGCGGCAAGGCCATCGCGGCCGGCGATGTCGACCTGCTGGTGCGCGCGCTGTCGATGGGCAAGCTGCACCACGCGATGATGGGCACCGCCGCCGTCGCCATCGGCACGGCGGCGGCCATTCCCGGCACGCTGGTCAACCAGGCCGCCGGCGGCGGCGCGCGCGAAGCCGTGCGCTTCGGCCATCCTTCCGGCACCCTGCGCGTGGGCGCGCAGGCGCGCCAGGTCAACGGCGAGTGGACGGTGACCAAGGCGGTGATGAGCCGCAGCGCGCGCGTGCTGATGGAAGGCGCCGTGCGCGTGCCGGCCGATCCGGCTTACGCGGAGTAG
- a CDS encoding SRPBCC family protein, translating into MASIHREVQVAAATDGVWDAMRDVGHIHERLVPGFVTDCRMEGDTRVVTFASGMSAREQIISIDDTRRRVAWSAVGAPFTHYNASLQAFAESGGTRLVWIADLLPSELEPKVAAMIEQGLAAMKRTLEG; encoded by the coding sequence ATGGCCTCCATCCATCGGGAAGTGCAGGTTGCGGCCGCGACCGACGGCGTCTGGGACGCGATGCGCGATGTGGGCCACATCCATGAGCGGCTGGTGCCGGGCTTCGTGACCGACTGCCGCATGGAAGGTGATACCCGCGTGGTCACTTTCGCCAGTGGCATGAGCGCGCGCGAGCAGATCATCTCCATCGACGACACGCGGCGGCGGGTGGCGTGGTCGGCGGTGGGTGCGCCGTTCACCCATTACAACGCCTCGTTGCAGGCCTTCGCCGAGAGTGGGGGAACGCGCCTGGTGTGGATCGCCGACCTGCTGCCGAGCGAGCTGGAGCCGAAGGTGGCGGCGATGATCGAGCAGGGGCTGGCGGCGATGAAGCGGACGCTGGAGGGTTAG
- a CDS encoding YciI family protein, whose product MQFLMLVYTDPALLEALDEDEYATLMRGCLEHADELREQGVLLASQQLEAAATARSFRTRGGRTQVFDGPFAETKEMLAGFNILEADSLDDAVRIAQEFPWSRTGSIEVRPVRDIDGVRRQVGARMPAAANT is encoded by the coding sequence ATGCAGTTCCTGATGCTGGTCTATACCGATCCCGCCCTGCTGGAAGCCCTCGACGAAGACGAGTACGCCACGCTGATGCGCGGCTGCCTGGAGCATGCCGACGAGCTGCGCGAACAGGGCGTCCTGCTCGCCTCGCAGCAGCTGGAGGCGGCGGCCACGGCGCGCAGCTTCCGCACGCGCGGCGGCCGTACCCAGGTATTCGACGGGCCCTTCGCCGAAACCAAGGAAATGCTCGCCGGCTTCAACATCCTGGAGGCCGACAGCCTCGATGACGCCGTGCGTATCGCGCAGGAGTTCCCGTGGTCGCGCACCGGCAGCATCGAGGTACGGCCGGTCCGCGACATCGACGGCGTGCGCCGGCAGGTCGGCGCGCGGATGCCGGCGGCGGCCAATACCTGA
- a CDS encoding HAD hydrolase-like protein, with translation MKYPLVIFDFDGTLADSFPFFLQAQQVLAQRHGFTAVAEDRIEDLRRLGPREIMRELAVPAWKLPVVAADFIRAMREAPPVPLFPGIADTLLHLREREVRLAILTSNSVDNVRRVLGDTLMAAIELIDGGAHMLGKQRRIARLVRRAAASGTPAAATDAIYVGDQLSDGEAARAAGVAFGAVGWGYAHADALRAAQPEEFFETVEQLRRFGGA, from the coding sequence ATGAAATATCCGCTCGTCATCTTCGATTTCGACGGCACGCTCGCCGACTCGTTCCCGTTCTTCCTCCAGGCCCAGCAGGTGCTGGCGCAGCGGCACGGCTTCACGGCGGTGGCCGAGGACCGAATCGAGGACCTGCGCCGGCTCGGGCCCCGCGAGATCATGCGCGAACTGGCGGTGCCGGCCTGGAAGCTGCCTGTGGTGGCCGCCGACTTCATCCGCGCCATGCGTGAAGCGCCCCCGGTGCCGCTGTTTCCGGGCATCGCCGACACCCTGCTGCACCTGCGCGAACGCGAGGTCCGGCTGGCGATCCTGACCTCCAATTCCGTCGACAACGTGCGCCGCGTGCTCGGCGACACGCTGATGGCCGCCATCGAACTGATCGACGGGGGCGCGCACATGCTCGGCAAGCAGCGCCGCATCGCCCGCCTGGTGCGGCGCGCGGCGGCGAGCGGGACCCCGGCGGCGGCCACGGACGCGATCTACGTCGGCGACCAGCTCAGCGATGGCGAGGCCGCACGCGCGGCCGGCGTGGCCTTCGGCGCGGTTGGCTGGGGTTACGCGCACGCCGACGCGCTGCGCGCTGCGCAACCGGAGGAATTCTTCGAAACGGTGGAACAGCTGCGCCGCTTCGGCGGCGCGTGA
- a CDS encoding RCC1 domain-containing protein, with product MISRETARQLRVGAPGQPASGNHERPARRWPWRAWLLAAGLCLLPAAVLAQGTVAAWGLGIDGQTTLPANSNDVVAIGAGHLHSLVVHADGTVSAFGSNSFGQCDVPPGLSGVTAVAGGLFHSVALRSDGTVVAWGGNADLQAQVPAGLAGVTAIAAGGLHTLALRSDGTVVGWGSDLFGQSTVPAGLAGVTAIAAGRFHSLALKGDGTVVAWGDNINGQLDVPSDLANVVAIAAGNLVSMALRADGTVASWGDFDSPRPTPAGLTNVVAIAGGVSHSLALRADGTLVAWGFDSDGQASIPAGLIGVTAIAACGFHNLALRDALSPEQAIRELRAEVAQLPGVVIRRALRARLSLALVGLGVQNTRVACLAMKSFRQLARAQRGRQLTLAQADYLIAQGGDIRALMGCR from the coding sequence ATGATTTCGCGCGAAACAGCAAGGCAGCTCCGGGTCGGCGCACCTGGCCAACCCGCATCCGGCAACCATGAACGCCCGGCTCGCCGGTGGCCTTGGCGCGCGTGGCTCCTGGCAGCGGGCCTGTGCCTGCTGCCGGCGGCCGTCCTCGCGCAGGGCACCGTCGCGGCCTGGGGGCTGGGGATCGACGGCCAGACCACCCTCCCGGCCAATTCAAATGACGTCGTGGCCATCGGTGCCGGCCACCTGCACAGCCTGGTCGTGCATGCCGACGGCACCGTTTCGGCCTTCGGCAGCAACAGCTTCGGGCAGTGCGACGTGCCCCCGGGCCTGAGCGGCGTGACCGCGGTCGCCGGCGGGCTGTTCCACAGCGTGGCCCTGCGGTCGGACGGCACCGTGGTGGCCTGGGGCGGCAATGCCGACCTGCAGGCGCAGGTGCCCGCGGGCCTGGCCGGCGTGACCGCGATCGCGGCCGGGGGCCTGCATACGCTGGCCCTGCGGTCCGACGGCACGGTGGTGGGCTGGGGCAGCGACCTGTTCGGCCAGTCCACGGTGCCCGCGGGCCTGGCCGGCGTGACCGCCATCGCCGCCGGCCGCTTCCACAGCCTGGCGCTGAAGGGCGACGGCACCGTGGTCGCCTGGGGCGACAACATCAACGGCCAGCTCGACGTTCCGTCGGACCTGGCCAACGTCGTGGCCATCGCGGCGGGCAACCTGGTCAGCATGGCCCTGCGCGCGGACGGCACGGTGGCGAGCTGGGGCGACTTCGACAGCCCCCGGCCAACGCCCGCGGGCCTGACCAACGTCGTGGCCATCGCCGGCGGCGTGAGCCACAGCCTGGCCCTGCGCGCCGACGGCACGCTGGTGGCGTGGGGTTTCGACAGCGACGGGCAGGCGAGCATTCCGGCCGGGCTGATCGGCGTCACGGCGATTGCCGCGTGCGGCTTCCACAACCTCGCGCTGCGCGATGCGCTGTCGCCGGAACAGGCGATCCGCGAGCTGCGCGCCGAAGTCGCGCAGTTGCCCGGGGTGGTCATCCGCCGCGCGCTGCGGGCGCGGCTGAGCCTGGCGCTGGTGGGCCTGGGCGTGCAGAACACCCGCGTGGCCTGCCTGGCGATGAAGAGCTTCCGCCAGCTGGCGCGCGCGCAGCGCGGTCGGCAGCTGACCCTGGCGCAGGCGGACTACCTGATCGCGCAGGGCGGTGACATCCGCGCGCTGATGGGGTGCCGCTAG
- a CDS encoding cupin domain-containing protein, whose translation MKRDYFLGGGLLAAGLLASLILAPLASAQDMAVTAGSNAKVVLDNDKVRVIELNMPPGATTGVHSHEGDSMVVFLSGGSATQTQADGSTKTLDRKPGDVMWSGPATHETKNTGKKPTRTLVIELK comes from the coding sequence ATGAAGCGCGACTACTTTTTGGGTGGCGGTCTGCTCGCCGCCGGCCTGCTGGCCTCGCTCATCCTCGCGCCGCTCGCCAGCGCGCAGGACATGGCCGTGACCGCCGGCAGCAACGCCAAGGTGGTGCTCGACAACGACAAGGTGCGGGTGATCGAGCTCAACATGCCCCCCGGCGCCACGACGGGCGTGCACTCGCACGAGGGCGACAGCATGGTGGTGTTCCTGTCGGGCGGGTCGGCGACCCAGACCCAGGCGGACGGCTCGACGAAGACCCTGGACCGCAAGCCGGGCGACGTGATGTGGAGCGGGCCGGCGACCCACGAGACGAAGAACACCGGCAAGAAGCCCACGCGGACCCTGGTGATCGAGTTGAAGTAG
- a CDS encoding tetratricopeptide repeat protein, whose protein sequence is MKRLLAVAVTAFLAAFTLSCMQTAREPVPAATSAPPPTATAPVGATLLEGLGNYHFAITTAHPEVNRWFDQGLMLTYGFNHDAAERSFLRATELDPDCAMCWWGAALVIGPHVNAGMDPANNPVAWSRLQKAIALAPKATAREQGFIRALSARYAEQPPADRKALDEAYAQAMGQLAAQMPDDLDAATFHAEAMMDTQPWDYYDAALKPKGHTASVVSTLEKVIARDPGHAGALHLYVHAVEASSDPQRGAAAADRLRTLIPASGHLVHMPAHIYSRVGRWHDAVLANQIAIEADDRYLALCRGNTKGVYPLGYVPHNHHFLWFASSMEGTSALSKSAAAHTATRTNLPELMRQPGFAGLQHFWLTPWFERVRFGRWDEIVAEPNPAPDLPYVTAIWHYAQGMAAVRQKRLDAAAGHLAALDKLAADPVMDTLTVWDRYPLSHAVRIARLNVAGELATARGDRAAGIAALREAVTIEDRIPYDEPPGWHAPTRQTLGYLLLANRQPKEAEAVYREELQRNPENGWSLYGLAQALRAQKRDADAAQVEARFAKAWQNADIKLTASRM, encoded by the coding sequence ATGAAACGTCTTTTGGCCGTTGCGGTGACCGCCTTCCTCGCCGCCTTCACCCTGTCCTGCATGCAGACCGCGCGCGAGCCGGTGCCTGCCGCGACTTCCGCACCGCCCCCGACCGCGACCGCGCCCGTCGGCGCCACGCTGCTCGAGGGCCTAGGCAACTACCACTTCGCCATCACCACCGCCCATCCCGAGGTCAATCGCTGGTTCGACCAGGGCCTGATGCTGACCTACGGCTTCAACCACGACGCGGCCGAGCGGTCCTTCCTGCGCGCGACCGAGCTCGATCCGGACTGCGCGATGTGCTGGTGGGGCGCGGCGCTGGTGATCGGCCCGCACGTCAACGCGGGCATGGACCCGGCCAACAATCCGGTGGCGTGGAGCCGCCTGCAGAAGGCGATCGCGCTGGCGCCCAAGGCCACCGCGCGCGAGCAGGGTTTCATCCGCGCCTTGTCCGCGCGCTACGCGGAGCAGCCGCCGGCCGATCGCAAGGCGCTGGACGAGGCGTACGCGCAGGCGATGGGCCAGCTGGCCGCGCAGATGCCCGATGACCTGGACGCCGCCACGTTCCACGCCGAAGCGATGATGGACACGCAGCCCTGGGACTACTACGACGCGGCGCTCAAGCCCAAGGGCCACACCGCGAGCGTGGTGTCGACGCTGGAGAAGGTGATCGCGCGCGACCCCGGGCACGCCGGCGCGCTGCACCTTTACGTGCACGCGGTGGAAGCCTCGTCCGACCCGCAACGCGGTGCCGCGGCCGCCGACCGCCTGCGCACGCTGATCCCGGCATCCGGGCACCTGGTGCACATGCCGGCGCACATCTATTCGCGCGTGGGGCGCTGGCATGACGCCGTGCTGGCCAACCAGATCGCGATCGAGGCCGACGACCGGTACCTGGCCCTGTGCCGCGGCAATACCAAGGGCGTCTATCCGCTGGGCTACGTGCCGCACAACCACCACTTCCTGTGGTTCGCCTCGAGCATGGAAGGCACCAGCGCGCTGTCGAAGTCCGCCGCCGCGCATACCGCCACGCGCACGAACCTGCCGGAGCTGATGCGCCAGCCGGGCTTCGCCGGCCTGCAGCATTTCTGGCTGACGCCATGGTTCGAGCGCGTGCGTTTCGGCCGCTGGGACGAGATCGTCGCCGAGCCCAACCCCGCGCCCGACCTGCCCTACGTCACCGCGATCTGGCACTACGCGCAGGGCATGGCCGCCGTGCGCCAGAAGCGCCTGGACGCCGCCGCCGGACACCTGGCCGCGCTCGACAAGCTCGCCGCGGATCCGGTGATGGACACGCTCACCGTCTGGGATCGCTACCCGCTGTCGCACGCGGTCCGCATCGCCCGCCTGAATGTCGCCGGCGAACTGGCCACCGCGCGCGGCGATCGCGCGGCCGGCATCGCCGCGCTGCGCGAGGCGGTGACGATCGAGGACCGCATTCCCTACGACGAACCGCCGGGCTGGCACGCGCCGACGCGCCAGACGCTGGGCTACCTGCTGCTGGCCAACCGGCAGCCGAAGGAGGCCGAGGCCGTCTACCGTGAGGAACTGCAGCGCAACCCGGAAAACGGCTGGTCGCTGTACGGGCTGGCCCAGGCGCTGCGCGCGCAGAAGCGCGATGCCGACGCCGCGCAGGTGGAAGCGCGCTTCGCGAAGGCCTGGCAGAACGCGGACATCAAGCTGACGGCGTCGCGCATGTAG